One genomic window of Podarcis muralis chromosome 9, rPodMur119.hap1.1, whole genome shotgun sequence includes the following:
- the LCORL gene encoding ligand-dependent nuclear receptor corepressor-like protein isoform X2, whose protein sequence is MAAAAPAPGASQCRSPRCTAERRGVRRELDSWRHRLMHCVGFESILEGLYGPRLRRDLSLFEDCEPEEVADWSMDEKCSFCNLHKDTVTDHTTIIGSLQSTPTEELSSQGQSNTDKIECQAENYLNALFRKKDLPQNCDPNIPLVAQELMKKMIRQFAIEYISKSSKMQENRNGSSYETSLICKGIQMNQTENSFQEEQDSPLDLTVNRIQEQNTQQGDGVLDLSTKKTSLEQSAYDGSCSENSVSGSSATDDSKSEETSKLERGNSALSKVLESLCSYHGHQILAMLKFLIQESCVDSVGSCQLPQTIHSEASEDDVHIPVCSCDGNMQMKRCCLQNQRPNTSLPPLSVSVKDLDRLSCQSVTVGYVNTVVNKGNPVPSSPPRCCLKQLKESKSHAARTALCTNLISAGQKINKASRGHSPSPPTLSPVEADEYNYLEESVEGSLNRLEMNRNQPPSLSRAERSCSVCEPKNKLCIAEVAGNVDKTFLSANQETSLINSDKLEKVENAAAFQDLMDRINEKLKSIETTDTANVAKLSKSDGRTESDLKLQSFITSLLHDAKANDYNFMELLSQHDKEAENKIIQTRFRKRQETLFALHNSPDSSLFKRQSLQIKREIASLDETFIRKKRNVKKNYKLSPNKNENHSTSKDHSLQINENKYQLFSPIKSKSLPIGQEETVEILLNNSETNSGLVAFSENTSTASQSSLAKIHGNCELHMDPVSVKGDDDRMLDRTKHNVIPPMWCSVYVTNNFLFQKSSNGKKANCMEREKMLKDLQAQTCSNEDINKIVRNTNLHVVVERLEDTINMAQKTKKPLFNSYKISSKLKDTHKYEANKNAKNGLLISMSESGSTGQYVLSQAHASCSNNSKQECLPTKEEKVSDEGYKSLLKSSAFNSDTLTYHNEDLQSSSDVGDNSPALNYTSPIKLMFLSEINSSEGVKYTLTSVNDSAKLNIDLYSLQRKTSVLAEKQLEAVDPGKTVSLENSPKNEVNSVFPSVIAHETNIGEHKPNENPVEQSGNGSSLKRKPGRPKKLGPQVVKQIKRPIGRPPKPKVDAENANNISDSISARKKSVSSNAEVLEDSNINKNITVTVVFGRSRRTKRCVSESSLNVSLVPSPHSHVVCESDQVKQNSETRNSLPKNRSMQNSAERKTSASGYEYVRPLESSPVLPSHCSNIVRPKQKPLNIIRKPGRPAKIKISGISVTVNQISSQERIVSISSCLPPLEQETVLEKHGSPKKVDQQCNKLDVSKSYWNDKSKDFSDEIITIAPSKPEIPLRQSLRDRRPSLPFLQSLASSNSLSCRRAFLHKSYKLCLKNAKNQKIKHSNMAPKDTSGNKAPEKAKKSSENNKFRFVNEMSSDPTISSNSSLRWWDPSISNDSLLKELNSRYEQITNTWLHVNGEEFEKCLYDERCHIEQDYSIKVSKPLDSCVLQLENSPIKMLFQKKCNIDELCSWFMQTTETQSLALVRKANARNPVEVISTRQFKIGTRQCDCNTSPLRKHFKKFALSTPSKSAGKIRILHKIVRSRALKRKRNFTLAKLRRTKFENLQHDRWRQVKKLYNHGTSDWKSKKQHLRFFCQSQRFANTSQEINNKTSTSHENGTVDTKSPAILVDSQSSTSTGNETTGAFYQQKTQLTDLSTKPGLTNNCRPSAQSVDHNQKNIGKAHAFGEDDWKGKTFKDCRIFLKKINPAEEQHSFSSTVVCTPESVDRSASHGYFQGERHCTLRSHSAKQRTSDRCEKDAEEAKNFSLVKNLHIEQDCKKPSKRVTFEDGPAEVPKKTSKRRRTQYKLNNLNIRERNTRQLCSTGQVSSCYSKYQLALQYSFRDAAARTISSILKDLLNLLDCLCWEDLQAELLNTP, encoded by the exons GTTTTGAAAGTATTTTAGAAGGGCTTTATGGACCAAGGCTACGAAGAGACCTCAGTTTATTtgaag ACTGTGAACCAGAAGAAGTGGCTGACTGGTCTATGGATGAAAAATGTTCCTTTTGTAATTTACATAAAGACACAGTCACT GATCATACGACAATTATTGGTTCTTTGCAGTCAACACCTACAGAGGAACTATCATCTCAGGGCCAGTCCAACACTGATAAAATTGAGTGCCAAGCAGAGAATTACCTAAATGCACTCTTTCGCAAGAAAG ATCTTCCTCAGAACTGTGATCCTAACATTCCCTTAGTTGCTCAGGAATTAATGAAAAAGATGATCCGTCAATTTGCAATTGAATACATTTCAAAAAGTAGTAAAATGCAAGAAAATAGAAACGGTTCGTCATATGAAACAAGTCTGATATGTAAAGGTATCCAAATGAACCAAACAGAAAATTCATTTCAGGAAGAACAGGATAGCCCTCTAGACCTCACTGTGAATCGAATACAAGAGCAGAATACTCAGCAAG GGGATGGAGTGCTAGATCTTTCTACAAAGAAAACAAGCTTGGAACAGTCAGCATATGATGGATCTTGTTCTGAAAATTCTGTGTCTGG TTCAAGTGCAACAGATGATTCAAAATCAGAGGAAACATCTAAATTGGAAAGAGGAAATTCTGCTCTAAGCAAAGTTTTGGAATCGTTGTGCTCTTATCACGGGCATCAGATTTTAGCTATGTTGAAATTTTTAATCCAAGAATCGTGTGTTGATTCTGTTGGCAGTTGCCAGCTGCCGCAAACTATACATTCAGAAGCATCTGAAGATGATGTGCACATTCCAGTCTGCAGTTGTGATGGCAACATGCAAATGAAAAGGTGCTGTTTACAAAATCAAAGACCAAATACTTCTTTGCCACCTCTGTCAGTCTCTGTGAAAGACTTAGATCGTTTGTCGTGCCAGTCTGTGACCGTTGGATATGTTAACACAGTGGTAAACAAAGGGAATCCTGTGCCTTCTAGTCCTCCTAGGTGCTGCCTCAAACAGTTAAAGGAGTCTAAGAGCCACGCGGCAAGAACAGCACTTTGTACAAATCTCATTTCAGCAGGGCAAAAGATTAACAAAGCTAGCAGAGGCCACAGCCCTTCGCCACCTACATTATCACCTGTGGAAGCTGATGAATATAATTATTTGGAGGAATCAGTTGAAGGATCTCTAAATAGACTTGAAATGAATCGTAATCAGCCTCCTTCCCTGTCGCGAGCTGAAAGAAGTTGTTCTGTGTGTGAACCGAAAAATAAATTATGCATTGCAGAAGTGGCCGGTAACGTGGATAAGACTTTTCTAAGTGCAAATCAAGAAACTAGCCTTATAAATTCTGATAAGCTTGAAAAAGTTGAAAATGCTGCCGCCTTTCAGGACTTAATGGATCGAATTAATGAGAAATTAAAATCAATCGAAACTACTGATACAGCAAATGTTGCAAAATTATCTAAGAGTGATGGGAGAACAGAATCGGATCTTAAATTACAGAGCTTCATCACCTCTCTCTTACATGATGCTAAGGCAAATGATTATAATTTTATGGAGTTGTTGAGCCAGCATGACaaagaagcagaaaataaaattatCCAAACACGATTTCGCAAACGGCAAGAAACCTTATTTGCACTGCATAATTCCCCCGATTCATCACTGTTTAAAAGACAATCGTTGCAAATTAAGAGAGAGATAGCCAGTCTGGATGAAACCTTCataaggaaaaagagaaatgtgaaaaaaaattacaaactatccccaaacaaaaatgaaaatcatAGCACATCAAAAGATCATTCTTTACaaattaatgaaaataaatatcaGCTATTTTCTCCCATTAAATCAAAGTCTTTGCCAATAGGTCAAGAAGAGACAGTAGAAATACTTCTGAATAATTCAGAGACCAATTCTGGTTTAGTGGCATTTTCAGAAAATACTTCTACAGCATCCCAAAGCAGCTTGGCTAAAATACATGGAAATTGTGAACTACATATGGATCCAGTCTCTGTGAAGGGAGATGATGATAGGATGTTGGACAGGACCAAACATAATGTTATTCCTCCTATGTGGTGCTCTGTGTATGTGACaaacaattttttatttcaaaaatccTCAAACGGGAAAAAAGCTAACtgcatggaaagagaaaaaatgCTGAAAGATTTACAGGCCCAAACGTGCAGCAACGAAGATATAAATAAGATTGTTCGAAACACAAATCTACATGTTGTTGTAGAGCGTTTGGAAGACACAATAAATATGGCTCAAAAGACTAAAAAGCCATTGTTTAATAGTTATAAAATATCCAGCAAACTGAAAGATACGCACAAGTATGAAGCCAACAAGAATGCTAAAAATGGTCTTCTTATTAGCATGAGTGAAAGTGGAAGTACGGGACAATATGTACTGTCACAAGCTCATGCTTCATGTAGCAATAATAGCAAACAGGAATGTCtgccaacaaaagaagaaaaagtgtcTGATGAAGGATATAAAAGCCTTTTGAAATCATCAGCATTCAATTCAGATACGTTGACTTACCATAATGAGGACTTGCAATCAAGTTCTGATGTGGGAGATAATTCTCCAGCACTAAATTACACTAGTCCTATAAAACTTATGTTCCTTTCAGAGATTAATAGTAGCGAAGGAGTGAAATACACACTAACCTCTGTAAATGATTCCGCTAAATTAAACATTGACCTTTATTCTCTTCAGCGGAAAACAAGTGTGCTGGCAGAAAaacaattggaagctgtggatcCTGGTAAAACTGTTTCTCTTGAAAACAGCCCTAAAAATGAAGTAAATTCTGTTTTTCCTTCAGTAATTGCTCATGAAACAAACATTGGTGAGCATAAGCCAAATGAAAATCCCGTAGAACAAAGTGGCAATGGATCCTCTCTGAAAAGAAAACCGGGCCGACCAAAAAAATTAGGTCCTCAAGTTGTGAAGCAGATTAAGCGTCCAATTGGCCGACCGCCAAAGCCTAAGGTAGATGCTGAAAATGCCAATAATATAAGTGATTCCATCAGTGCTAGGAAAAAAAGTGTGAGCTCCAATGCAGAAGTTCTAGAGGACAGTAATATTAACAAGAACATTACTGTGACAGTGGTCTTTGGAAGGTCACGAAGGACTAAGAGGTGTGTTTCTGAAAGTAGCCTAAATGTCAGTTTGGTACCAAGTCCTCACAGTCACGTTGTATGTGAATCTGATCAAGTGAAGCAGAACTCAGAAACAAGGAATAGTTTGCCAAAAAACAGAAGTATGCAAAATTCTGCTGAACGCAAGACCTCTGCATCTGGCTATGAGTATGTTAGACCTTTAGAGAGCAGCCCAGTGCTACCATCCCATTGTAGCAATATCGTAAGaccaaaacagaagcctttaaaTATAATTCGAAAACCTGGTAgaccagcaaaaataaaaatatctggCATATCAGTGACTGTTAACCAGATTTCATCTCAGGAAAGAATAGTGAGTATTAGCAGCTGCCTGCCTCCTTTAGAACAAGAGACTGTGTTAGAAAAACATGGATCTCCTAAGAAGGTTGATCAACAATGCAATAAGTTGGATGTTTCAAAAAGCTATTGGAATGATAAAAGTAAGGATTTTTCGGACGAAATTATTACAATAGCACCAAGTAAACCTGAAATCCCTTTGAGACAATCTCTTAGAGATAGAAGACCATCACTGCCTTTCTTACAGTCCTTAGCATCCTCTAACTCACTGTCTTGTAGACGTGCCTTTCTACACAAATCCTATAAGCTCTGTTTGAAAAATGCTAAGaatcaaaaaataaaacattcaaaCATGGCACCCAAAGATACCTCAGGAAATAAGGCcccagaaaaagcaaaaaaaagttcAGAGAATAATAAGTTTAGATTTGTTAATGAAATGTCGTCAGATCCCACCATTTCATCAAATTCTTCCCTCAGATGGTGGGATCCTTCCATTTCTAATGATTCCTTGTTAAAAGAACTAAATAGTAGATATGAACAGATAACAAATACTTGGTTGCACGTGAACGGAGAAGAATTTGAAAAATGCCTCTATGATGAGCGGTGTCATATTGAACAAGACTATAGCATTAAAGTATCAAAGCCTTTGGACTCCTGCGTGTTACAGCTTGAAAACTCTCCTATAAAAATGCTTTTCCAGAAAAAGTGTAACATAGATGAACTGTGCTCGTGGTTTATGCAAACTACGGAAACGCAGTCACTGGCATTAGTGAGAAAGGCGAATGCTCGCAATCCTGTTGAAGTAATCAGTACACGGCAATTTAAAATTGGAACAAGACAATGCGATTGTAATACTAGTCCTTTgagaaagcactttaaaaaatttGCACTATCCACGCCATCGAAATCTGCGGGAAAGATTCGAATCCTCCATAAAATAGTCAGGTCTCGAGCCTTAAAGAGGAAACGTAACTTCACTTTAGCGAAGTTAAGAAGAACCAAATTTGAGAATTTACAGCACGATCGGTGGAGACAAGTGAAAAAGCTGTACAATCATGGAACAAGTGACTGGAAATCGAAAAAGCAGCATTTGCGATTCTTCTGCCAAAGCCAGCGTTTTGCTAACACAAGTCAGGAAATTAACAACAAAACGAGCACAAGCCACGAGAATGGTACAGTAGACACTAAATCGCCCGCAATTCTTGTAGACTCTCAGAGTAGCACTTCAACTGGAAATGAAACCACAGGTGCATTTTATCAACAGAAAACACAATTGACAGACCTCAGCACAAAGCCTGGCTTGACAAATAATTGTAGACCAAGCGCACAATCCGTAGATCACAACCAAAAAAATATCGGGAAAGCACATGCCTTTGGTGAAGATGACTGGAAAGGCAAAACCTTTAAGGATTGTAGAATATTTTTGAAGAAAATCAACCCGGCTGAAGAGCAGCATTCTTTCAGTAGTACTGTTGTTTGCACTCCGGAGTCTGTAGATCGTAGTGCCAGTCACGGCTACTTTCAGGGGGAAAGGCACTGTACTTTAAGGTCCCATTCTGCTAAGCAGAGAACGTCTGACAGATGTGAGAAGGATGCTGAGGAAGCTAAGAATTTCAGCTTGGTTAAAAACCTGCATATTGAGCAAGACTGCAAGAAACCAAGCAAGCGTGTCACTTTTGAAGATGGTCCTGCCGAGGTCCCTAAGAAAacaagcaagaggaggaggacacagtacAAGCTCAACAACCTGAATATCAGAGAAAGGAATACGAGGCAATTATGCAGCACTGGCCAAGTATCAAGTTGTTACTCAAAGTACCAACTAG ctctacaatattctTTTAGAGATGCAGCTGCCAGAACTATATCCAGTATTTTGAAG gACCTCTTAAACCTGTTGGACTGCCTTTgctgggaggatttgcaagcagAGCTGTTGAATACTCCATGA
- the LCORL gene encoding ligand-dependent nuclear receptor corepressor-like protein isoform X6, which produces MAAAAPAPGASQCRSPRCTAERRGVRRELDSWRHRLMHCVGFESILEGLYGPRLRRDLSLFEDCEPEEVADWSMDEKCSFCNLHKDTVTDHTTIIGSLQSTPTEELSSQGQSNTDKIECQAENYLNALFRKKDLPQNCDPNIPLVAQELMKKMIRQFAIEYISKSSKMQENRNGSSYETSLICKGIQMNQTENSFQEEQDSPLDLTVNRIQEQNTQQVGDGVLDLSTKKTSLEQSAYDGSCSENSVSGRLHRHREDYVERSAEFADGLLSKALKDIQSGALDVNKAGILYGIPQKTLLLHLEALPAGKPAPFRNKTRDFNDSYSYKDSRETCAVLQKVALWAKAQAERTEKSKLTLLETSELRFPTASSYLHQLTLQRMVTQFKEKNENVQYETSAPTVQLKIPQLRINAVPKQQPDSAGLLDVMYHVSKTPSVLEGSALQKLKNILPKQNKIECSAAVTQSSVDSYFLHGDLSPLCLNAKNGIVDGTSESTEDGLDRKDNKQPRKKRGRYRQYDHEIMEEAITMVMSGKMSVSKAQGIYGVPHSTLEYKVKERSGTLKTPPKKKLRLQDTGLFNITDSGTGTCKNSSKPI; this is translated from the exons GTTTTGAAAGTATTTTAGAAGGGCTTTATGGACCAAGGCTACGAAGAGACCTCAGTTTATTtgaag ACTGTGAACCAGAAGAAGTGGCTGACTGGTCTATGGATGAAAAATGTTCCTTTTGTAATTTACATAAAGACACAGTCACT GATCATACGACAATTATTGGTTCTTTGCAGTCAACACCTACAGAGGAACTATCATCTCAGGGCCAGTCCAACACTGATAAAATTGAGTGCCAAGCAGAGAATTACCTAAATGCACTCTTTCGCAAGAAAG ATCTTCCTCAGAACTGTGATCCTAACATTCCCTTAGTTGCTCAGGAATTAATGAAAAAGATGATCCGTCAATTTGCAATTGAATACATTTCAAAAAGTAGTAAAATGCAAGAAAATAGAAACGGTTCGTCATATGAAACAAGTCTGATATGTAAAGGTATCCAAATGAACCAAACAGAAAATTCATTTCAGGAAGAACAGGATAGCCCTCTAGACCTCACTGTGAATCGAATACAAGAGCAGAATACTCAGCAAG TAGGGGATGGAGTGCTAGATCTTTCTACAAAGAAAACAAGCTTGGAACAGTCAGCATATGATGGATCTTGTTCTGAAAATTCTGTGTCTGG GAGACTCCACAGACACAGAGAGGACTATGTGGAAAGAAGTGCTGAGTTTGCAGATGGTTTGCTCTCAAAAGCGTTGAAAGACATTCAGTCCGGAGCACTGGACGTTAATAAAGCAGGCATACTTTATGGCATACCTCAAAAAACTTTACTTCTCCACTTAGAAGCCTTACCAGCAGGAAAGCCTGCACCCTTTAGAAACAAAACTCGAGATTTCAATGACAGTTACTCTTACAAAGACAGTAGAGAAACTTGTGCAGTGCTGCAAAAAGTAGCCTTGTGGGCAAAAGCTCAAGCAGAGCGCACAGAAAAAAGTAAACTCACTCTACTTGAAACCTCAGAATTAAGATTCCCAACAGCTTCCAGTTACCTCCATCAGTTAACTCTACAAAGAATGGTCACtcagtttaaagaaaaaaatgaaaatgtacaATATGAAACTTCAGCTCCAACAGTACAGTTAAAAATTCCTCAGCTAAGAATCAATGCTGTGCCCAAACAACAGCCTGATAGTGCTGGACTTCTGGATGTTATGTACCATGTTTCCAAAACCCCATCAGTCCTAGAAGGATCAGCTCTTCAAAAATTGAAAAATATACtcccaaaacagaacaaaatcgaATGTTCTGCCGCTGTAACTCAGTCAAGTGTTGATTCATACTTTCTGCATGGGGACCTCTCTCCTTTGTGTCTTAATGCTAAGAATGGAATTGTTGATGGCACCTCTGAATCCACAGAAGATGGTTTAGATCGCAAGGATAACAAACAGCCAAGGAAAAAACGTGGTCGCTACCGACAATATGATCATGAAATAATGGAGGAAGCTATCACAATGGTAATGAGTGGAAAAATGAGTGTTTCCAAAGCACAAGGAATATATGGGGTACCTCACAGCACTTTAGAATACAAAGTTAAAGAAAGATCTGGAACGCTGAAGACTCCGCCGAAAAAGAAACTCCGATTGCAAGACACTGGGTTATTTAACATAACGGATTCAGGGACTGGCACCTGCAAAAATAGCAGCAAGCCTATATAG
- the LCORL gene encoding ligand-dependent nuclear receptor corepressor-like protein isoform X7, producing the protein MAAAAPAPGASQCRSPRCTAERRGVRRELDSWRHRLMHCVGFESILEGLYGPRLRRDLSLFEDCEPEEVADWSMDEKCSFCNLHKDTVTDHTTIIGSLQSTPTEELSSQGQSNTDKIECQAENYLNALFRKKDLPQNCDPNIPLVAQELMKKMIRQFAIEYISKSSKMQENRNGSSYETSLICKGIQMNQTENSFQEEQDSPLDLTVNRIQEQNTQQGDGVLDLSTKKTSLEQSAYDGSCSENSVSGRLHRHREDYVERSAEFADGLLSKALKDIQSGALDVNKAGILYGIPQKTLLLHLEALPAGKPAPFRNKTRDFNDSYSYKDSRETCAVLQKVALWAKAQAERTEKSKLTLLETSELRFPTASSYLHQLTLQRMVTQFKEKNENVQYETSAPTVQLKIPQLRINAVPKQQPDSAGLLDVMYHVSKTPSVLEGSALQKLKNILPKQNKIECSAAVTQSSVDSYFLHGDLSPLCLNAKNGIVDGTSESTEDGLDRKDNKQPRKKRGRYRQYDHEIMEEAITMVMSGKMSVSKAQGIYGVPHSTLEYKVKERSGTLKTPPKKKLRLQDTGLFNITDSGTGTCKNSSKPI; encoded by the exons GTTTTGAAAGTATTTTAGAAGGGCTTTATGGACCAAGGCTACGAAGAGACCTCAGTTTATTtgaag ACTGTGAACCAGAAGAAGTGGCTGACTGGTCTATGGATGAAAAATGTTCCTTTTGTAATTTACATAAAGACACAGTCACT GATCATACGACAATTATTGGTTCTTTGCAGTCAACACCTACAGAGGAACTATCATCTCAGGGCCAGTCCAACACTGATAAAATTGAGTGCCAAGCAGAGAATTACCTAAATGCACTCTTTCGCAAGAAAG ATCTTCCTCAGAACTGTGATCCTAACATTCCCTTAGTTGCTCAGGAATTAATGAAAAAGATGATCCGTCAATTTGCAATTGAATACATTTCAAAAAGTAGTAAAATGCAAGAAAATAGAAACGGTTCGTCATATGAAACAAGTCTGATATGTAAAGGTATCCAAATGAACCAAACAGAAAATTCATTTCAGGAAGAACAGGATAGCCCTCTAGACCTCACTGTGAATCGAATACAAGAGCAGAATACTCAGCAAG GGGATGGAGTGCTAGATCTTTCTACAAAGAAAACAAGCTTGGAACAGTCAGCATATGATGGATCTTGTTCTGAAAATTCTGTGTCTGG GAGACTCCACAGACACAGAGAGGACTATGTGGAAAGAAGTGCTGAGTTTGCAGATGGTTTGCTCTCAAAAGCGTTGAAAGACATTCAGTCCGGAGCACTGGACGTTAATAAAGCAGGCATACTTTATGGCATACCTCAAAAAACTTTACTTCTCCACTTAGAAGCCTTACCAGCAGGAAAGCCTGCACCCTTTAGAAACAAAACTCGAGATTTCAATGACAGTTACTCTTACAAAGACAGTAGAGAAACTTGTGCAGTGCTGCAAAAAGTAGCCTTGTGGGCAAAAGCTCAAGCAGAGCGCACAGAAAAAAGTAAACTCACTCTACTTGAAACCTCAGAATTAAGATTCCCAACAGCTTCCAGTTACCTCCATCAGTTAACTCTACAAAGAATGGTCACtcagtttaaagaaaaaaatgaaaatgtacaATATGAAACTTCAGCTCCAACAGTACAGTTAAAAATTCCTCAGCTAAGAATCAATGCTGTGCCCAAACAACAGCCTGATAGTGCTGGACTTCTGGATGTTATGTACCATGTTTCCAAAACCCCATCAGTCCTAGAAGGATCAGCTCTTCAAAAATTGAAAAATATACtcccaaaacagaacaaaatcgaATGTTCTGCCGCTGTAACTCAGTCAAGTGTTGATTCATACTTTCTGCATGGGGACCTCTCTCCTTTGTGTCTTAATGCTAAGAATGGAATTGTTGATGGCACCTCTGAATCCACAGAAGATGGTTTAGATCGCAAGGATAACAAACAGCCAAGGAAAAAACGTGGTCGCTACCGACAATATGATCATGAAATAATGGAGGAAGCTATCACAATGGTAATGAGTGGAAAAATGAGTGTTTCCAAAGCACAAGGAATATATGGGGTACCTCACAGCACTTTAGAATACAAAGTTAAAGAAAGATCTGGAACGCTGAAGACTCCGCCGAAAAAGAAACTCCGATTGCAAGACACTGGGTTATTTAACATAACGGATTCAGGGACTGGCACCTGCAAAAATAGCAGCAAGCCTATATAG